ACGTGGCGCCTGCTGCATGCCATCGAGGCCGAGGCACTCGCCGATCTCGGCTTTGCCAGCCGGCACGAGACCGGCATGCGTCAATTGTTCGAACGGCAGTTGGACATGGCGTTTCCCGAAACGGACGATCCAATCGACTTCGGGCGCTCGAATGCGCTGCCCGCCGTTTTTTCGTTCGCGGTTCTCGCC
This window of the Burkholderia lata genome carries:
- a CDS encoding DUF2471 family protein produces the protein MTEEQDLAALSFKAAAHDLELIVRHIAGRYIHQRVPLTWRLLHAIEAEALADLGFASRHETGMRQLFERQLDMAFPETDDPIDFGRSNALPAVFSFAVLAYEAASTASNDTAPPARVHRPSKAWGD